One region of Solanum pennellii chromosome 6, SPENNV200 genomic DNA includes:
- the LOC107022594 gene encoding uncharacterized protein LOC107022594 isoform X1, whose protein sequence is MNFWNTTGNGNRNFKSFKQMVKILEEASVSCRGPERILLMKRWLAVLKEIEKKTEVSAEDKEKINEQQYSSEEIKENPRKKSLVLYYDTEMGGEPMSFHDVFLYSQALEGILICMILEAPNEEEVFLLFELFGFCLTRGKEVHYVIVSSIQDLANVFSSYKDEVLNIERGGTKFVWPRLAKLVK, encoded by the exons ATGAACTTTTGGAATACTACAGGAAAT GGGAATAGGAACTTCAAAAGTTTCAAACAGATGGTCAAGATATTGGAAGAAGCTTCTGTCTCTTGTAGGGGACCAGAGAGAATTTTATTGATGAAAAGGTGGTTAGCTGTACttaaagaaattgaaaagaagaCTGAGGTTTCTGCTGAAGATAAGGAAAAGATCAATGAGCAGCAATATTCTTCTGAAGAAATAAAGGAGAATCCAAGAAAAAAATCTCTG GTTCTCTATTATGATACGGAGATGGGTGGTGAGCCAATGAGCTTCCATGACGTCTTTCTCTACAGTCAAGCTTTGGAGGGCATATTAATATGTATG ATTCTTGAAGCGCCAAACGAAGAGGAAGTCTTTCTCCTTTTTGAATTGTTTGG ATTCTGTCTCACGAGAGGAAAAGAGGTGCACTATGTAATAGTCAGCAGTATCCAGGATCTGGCAAACGTTTTCTCAAGCTAcaaagatgaagtattg AATATAGAAAGAGGAGGCACTAAATTCGTGTGGCCAAGACTAGCGAAGTTGGTGAAATAG
- the LOC107022594 gene encoding uncharacterized protein LOC107022594 isoform X2 has protein sequence MVKILEEASVSCRGPERILLMKRWLAVLKEIEKKTEVSAEDKEKINEQQYSSEEIKENPRKKSLVLYYDTEMGGEPMSFHDVFLYSQALEGILICMILEAPNEEEVFLLFELFGFCLTRGKEVHYVIVSSIQDLANVFSSYKDEVLNIERGGTKFVWPRLAKLVK, from the exons ATGGTCAAGATATTGGAAGAAGCTTCTGTCTCTTGTAGGGGACCAGAGAGAATTTTATTGATGAAAAGGTGGTTAGCTGTACttaaagaaattgaaaagaagaCTGAGGTTTCTGCTGAAGATAAGGAAAAGATCAATGAGCAGCAATATTCTTCTGAAGAAATAAAGGAGAATCCAAGAAAAAAATCTCTG GTTCTCTATTATGATACGGAGATGGGTGGTGAGCCAATGAGCTTCCATGACGTCTTTCTCTACAGTCAAGCTTTGGAGGGCATATTAATATGTATG ATTCTTGAAGCGCCAAACGAAGAGGAAGTCTTTCTCCTTTTTGAATTGTTTGG ATTCTGTCTCACGAGAGGAAAAGAGGTGCACTATGTAATAGTCAGCAGTATCCAGGATCTGGCAAACGTTTTCTCAAGCTAcaaagatgaagtattg AATATAGAAAGAGGAGGCACTAAATTCGTGTGGCCAAGACTAGCGAAGTTGGTGAAATAG